Sequence from the Herbaspirillum sp. meg3 genome:
GTTGGATTTTGCGTTTCAAGGCGATTTGCCGGCCATCGTGGCCAAGTCGGCGGGACTCAAAACCAAGCTGGTGCTTGCTACCGGCGTGCGTTCGAATATCTATCTGGCGGTGCCGCCCGATTCGCCGATCCAGTCTGTCAAGGATTTGCGCGGCAAGCGCGTGGCCATCTTCAAGGGCACCAACGCGCAGCTGCCGATCAATCGCGTGCTGGAAGCAAACGGTTTGCAAGAACGCGATCTGCGCGCCATCAATCTGGATCAGGCGACGACACTGGCAGCGTTAAGCACCAAGGATATCGACGCTGCGTTCGGCAATATCAATCTGCTACGTCTGCGCGACAAAAATGCGGCGCGCATCGTCTACAGCAGCAAGGGCGGCTCGCCGGTCTTCACGACGCAATCGCATGTGCTGGTCACGGAAGAGTTTGCGCAGAAATACCCCGCGATCACCACGCGCGTGGTCAAAACCTTTGTGAAGACATCGAAGTGGGCGTCCGATGAAGTCAATCGCGAAGAGGTGCTGCGCCTGTGGGCAAAGGCAGGCACCCCCTACGAACATTGGCGGGAAGACTACGACGGCGAACCGCTGCGTGTACGCATCAATCCCAATTTCGATCCCTTCCTGGTTGCACGCTACAAGGACTCGGTGGAACAGGCATATCGGCTCAAGCTGAGCCGCGCCAAGTTCGACGTGGATCAGTGGATCGATCAGAGTTATCTGAAGGCGGCGCTCAAGGAGCTGCATCTGGAAACGTATTGGCCGATTTTTCAGGTCAACGGCAAGATTCTGGGGACCTGATCCATGAGTACGCAGCAGGCAGCGCTGGAGTTATCGCCACCCACACAATCTGCATCGCCCAAATCGACTCATGTTGTCGCTGCAGCGGTAACACCACAGCTGCGGTTTTACGATAAGTGGTCGCCGCGCTGGCTGGCCTTGCCGTTTCCTCTATTTCTCTTGTTGCTGTGGTACGTCGCGGCCCGATTTGAATGGGTCGCGCCGCAAGTGTTGCCGTCACCGCAAGCGGTGTTGCAGACCTTCATCGACCTGGTGGCTTCAGGGGAGATGTTCGACAACCTCAAGATCAGTCTGCTGCGGGTATTGCTCGGCTTTGGCGTCGGCTTGGTTGGCGGCTTGCTGCTTGGCGTTGCGATGGGGCTGTCGCCGGTATTCAAGGACTATGTCTATCCGCTGTTCAAGGCGTTCAGCCAGGTTCCGGTGCTGGGCTGGTTGCCGCTGCTGATGCTGCTGGTCGGTATTGATGAGGCGCTCAAGATCATCCTGATTTCCAAGGCGGCGCTGGTGCCGATTGCGCTTAATACCTACAAAGGTATCGAAAACG
This genomic interval carries:
- a CDS encoding ABC transporter permease — its product is MSTQQAALELSPPTQSASPKSTHVVAAAVTPQLRFYDKWSPRWLALPFPLFLLLLWYVAARFEWVAPQVLPSPQAVLQTFIDLVASGEMFDNLKISLLRVLLGFGVGLVGGLLLGVAMGLSPVFKDYVYPLFKAFSQVPVLGWLPLLMLLVGIDEALKIILISKAALVPIALNTYKGIENVPARYVEVARVLKFSRWQLLWRVIFPAALPPIWNGVRYGFTHAWLALVVVELLASSEGLGYMIVFGRQLFQLDVVMAAVVVVGVVGYTLDQVLARIEVVLLGWRRSGF
- a CDS encoding ABC transporter substrate-binding protein, producing MTVDRRTVLKHLAAGGVGAGAALLGLQARAESLPATIRIGVAQPGIGNPPQFSGSSAAVANAKGWVEEEFKADGIKVEWFFFKGAGPAVNEALTNKQLDFAFQGDLPAIVAKSAGLKTKLVLATGVRSNIYLAVPPDSPIQSVKDLRGKRVAIFKGTNAQLPINRVLEANGLQERDLRAINLDQATTLAALSTKDIDAAFGNINLLRLRDKNAARIVYSSKGGSPVFTTQSHVLVTEEFAQKYPAITTRVVKTFVKTSKWASDEVNREEVLRLWAKAGTPYEHWREDYDGEPLRVRINPNFDPFLVARYKDSVEQAYRLKLSRAKFDVDQWIDQSYLKAALKELHLETYWPIFQVNGKILGT